In [Leptolyngbya] sp. PCC 7376, a genomic segment contains:
- the pheT gene encoding phenylalanine--tRNA ligase subunit beta, with product MRISLNWLKEFVDITLSPEELAKTLTVAGFEVEEIEDRRALADGVVIGKVVNREQHPNADKLSVCQVDIGVEELSTIVCGAKNVRADIFVPVATLGSYLPTVDLKLKPTKLRGVQSSGMICSLSEIGLEKDSEGIHIFEQPDLKPGQDVRPLLGLDDVVLDLTATANRADALSMVGVAREVAALTGVDVKLPEIPEAIAPPSIVEVTVEDSEVCPAYIGTVIEGVKTEPSPDWLKFRLQAAGTRPINNIVDITNYVLLEWGQPLHAFDREKLQDIAGSNAVALGVRFAKEGEVLTTLDGQERKLVERNVVITAGDQPVALAGVMGGENSEVSDGTTNIVLEAALFDPVAVRRSSRAQSLRSEASTRYERGVNQVELDRAAQRAIALLQELAGGKVVAKGSHDSRPDPNSRPKITLRLARIHEILGHVQKGGEVFDVPIADAERILTDLNCQLESVGEGVWDVTVPPYRYRDLEREIDLIEEVARLYGYDHFCETLPAQTAAGYLSANEVVNRKLRESFRSVGLTEVVHYSLVKPELADIKLDNPLFEEYSALRRELITGLVDAFAYNQAQGNGALNAFEIGRIFWRVDDQQTMEADSLAGILGGEIAPDGTWTTGGKGKSMTWFEAKGLLEAVFAQLNLDISYRTETKVEKLHPGRTASLWLQGRQVGIFGQLHPQVRQEKDLMDAVYVFELKLDMLQTVLSRPSQQVPVFKKFSTYPASTRDLAFFSGTEVTVGELEQAMKKAAKKLLADVELFDEYCGKGVPEGQRSLAFSLKYRALDKTLKDEEIDPVHQKVRDTLVKKFKVTLRS from the coding sequence ATGCGGATCTCCCTGAACTGGTTAAAAGAATTTGTTGATATTACGCTGTCTCCTGAAGAGCTAGCAAAAACCTTAACGGTTGCAGGGTTTGAGGTAGAAGAAATTGAAGATCGTCGTGCTTTAGCGGACGGTGTCGTGATCGGTAAGGTTGTGAATCGTGAGCAGCATCCCAATGCCGATAAGTTAAGCGTTTGCCAAGTGGATATTGGTGTTGAGGAGTTATCAACGATCGTTTGTGGTGCGAAGAATGTTCGGGCTGATATTTTTGTGCCTGTGGCGACTTTGGGCAGCTATCTTCCGACAGTGGATTTAAAACTGAAACCCACAAAATTACGCGGTGTTCAGTCTTCTGGAATGATTTGTTCGCTTTCGGAAATTGGTTTAGAGAAGGATTCGGAAGGGATTCATATTTTTGAGCAGCCAGATCTCAAGCCAGGTCAAGATGTTCGTCCGTTACTCGGTTTGGATGATGTTGTGCTCGATTTAACGGCCACTGCCAATCGCGCCGATGCATTGAGTATGGTAGGTGTGGCCCGTGAGGTGGCGGCATTGACTGGTGTTGATGTGAAACTTCCTGAAATTCCTGAGGCGATCGCCCCACCTTCTATCGTTGAAGTGACTGTTGAAGATTCTGAAGTTTGCCCAGCTTATATTGGCACGGTAATTGAAGGTGTGAAAACTGAGCCTTCTCCTGATTGGTTGAAATTTCGATTGCAGGCGGCTGGTACAAGACCCATTAATAATATTGTTGACATCACAAATTATGTATTGCTTGAATGGGGCCAACCTCTCCATGCATTTGACAGAGAGAAATTGCAAGACATTGCTGGGTCTAATGCTGTGGCTCTCGGTGTTCGCTTTGCCAAGGAAGGAGAAGTTCTCACAACGCTCGATGGTCAGGAACGAAAATTAGTTGAGCGCAATGTTGTCATTACAGCTGGCGATCAACCTGTGGCTTTAGCTGGTGTGATGGGCGGCGAAAATTCTGAAGTTTCTGATGGCACAACAAATATTGTGCTTGAAGCTGCTTTATTTGACCCTGTCGCAGTTCGTCGGTCGTCTAGAGCCCAATCCCTCCGTAGTGAAGCCTCTACTCGCTATGAGAGAGGTGTAAATCAAGTAGAACTCGATCGGGCAGCTCAACGGGCGATCGCCCTTCTTCAGGAATTAGCAGGCGGTAAAGTCGTTGCTAAAGGCAGTCATGATAGTCGCCCTGACCCAAATTCTCGCCCGAAAATCACTTTACGCTTAGCGCGTATCCACGAAATTCTCGGTCATGTGCAGAAAGGGGGTGAAGTTTTTGATGTGCCTATTGCTGATGCCGAGCGTATTCTGACCGACCTTAATTGTCAACTTGAGTCCGTTGGCGAAGGGGTTTGGGATGTGACAGTTCCCCCCTACCGTTACCGTGACCTAGAGCGCGAAATTGATCTCATTGAAGAAGTCGCTCGTCTTTATGGCTATGACCATTTCTGTGAGACTCTACCGGCCCAAACCGCCGCTGGTTATCTCTCAGCGAATGAAGTTGTCAATCGTAAGCTCCGCGAAAGTTTCCGTTCTGTGGGTCTGACAGAAGTCGTACATTACTCCCTCGTAAAGCCTGAACTAGCAGATATTAAGCTCGATAACCCTCTCTTTGAAGAATACTCTGCGTTGCGTAGAGAATTAATTACTGGTCTAGTTGATGCATTTGCTTACAACCAAGCTCAAGGGAATGGAGCGTTAAACGCATTTGAAATTGGCCGAATATTTTGGCGTGTCGACGATCAGCAAACAATGGAAGCAGATTCGCTGGCTGGAATTCTCGGTGGTGAAATTGCACCAGATGGCACATGGACAACAGGTGGTAAAGGTAAATCGATGACTTGGTTTGAAGCGAAGGGCTTACTGGAAGCGGTATTTGCTCAACTGAATCTCGATATTTCCTATCGCACTGAAACAAAAGTCGAGAAGCTCCATCCTGGTCGCACTGCATCGTTGTGGTTACAGGGTCGTCAGGTGGGTATTTTTGGTCAGTTGCACCCGCAGGTTCGCCAAGAAAAAGATTTAATGGATGCGGTTTATGTGTTCGAGCTGAAACTCGATATGCTCCAAACCGTTCTCAGTCGTCCTTCTCAGCAAGTGCCTGTCTTTAAGAAATTCTCCACTTATCCGGCAAGTACTCGTGACTTGGCATTCTTTTCAGGAACTGAGGTGACTGTTGGTGAACTAGAGCAAGCTATGAAGAAAGCCGCGAAGAAATTGTTGGCTGATGTGGAGCTGTTCGATGAATATTGCGGAAAAGGTGTTCCTGAAGGTCAACGGAGTTTGGCGTTTAGTCTGAAATATCGTGCTTTAGATAAAACCTTAAAAGACGAGGAAATTGATCCTGTGCACCAAAAAGTGCGGGATACTCTCGTTAAAAAGTTTAAGGTGACTCTCAGAAGCTAA
- a CDS encoding serine/threonine-protein kinase: protein MSYCINPECENPKNPLRARTCQACGSSLFLHDRYKPLKSLGKGGFGATFLAVDLSLPGKPSCVIKQLRPSTNVPHLFEMARELFEREAQTLGRIGNHPQVPRLLDYFETDKQFYLVQEYVKGNNLQQEVKKNGVFSEAGARQFLSEILPMVQYIHSQQVIHRDIKPANLIRREQDKKLVLIDFGAVKNRVNPEEAANTSDQTALTSFAVGTPGYAPPEQMAMRPVYASDIYAIGITCLYLLTGKSPKDLDYNPNTGEMMWESFVDISNSFASVLRKMLESSVKHRYQSAEDALNALDMEPYMESLAQGLSNGADGDFAGTTGGVNDPNSPTSDDDATGGPSTSANSRLAMAIRARRDRRKGTGSVRQGLGSRGGQGGAKKNTLNRMAPGAGATPHKSSSSRFKSKNKTKGSGGKNSLGKLDAKALQNAYKKGRRDFGQQNLLSISLPQSNLSGCIFHQSRMMRANFQGANLSNADFGKANLASANLRDANLGRAYFSYTNLSKADLRGADLSYAYLNYAIVDGTNLCGANLTNAKITEDQLKKAKTNWATIMPNGKRGLF, encoded by the coding sequence ATGAGCTACTGTATCAACCCTGAGTGCGAAAATCCGAAGAATCCCTTGAGAGCAAGGACATGCCAAGCCTGCGGTAGTAGCTTATTTCTCCATGATCGCTATAAACCTCTCAAAAGTCTGGGAAAGGGTGGCTTCGGTGCAACATTTCTCGCCGTTGATTTAAGCTTGCCAGGAAAGCCATCTTGCGTCATTAAGCAACTACGACCCTCCACTAATGTGCCCCATCTTTTCGAAATGGCACGGGAGCTCTTTGAGCGGGAAGCCCAAACCCTTGGTCGCATCGGGAACCATCCCCAAGTCCCTCGCCTGCTAGATTACTTTGAAACAGACAAGCAATTTTATCTCGTCCAAGAATACGTTAAAGGCAATAACCTCCAGCAAGAAGTCAAGAAAAATGGTGTGTTTAGCGAAGCTGGCGCTAGACAATTCCTGAGTGAAATTTTGCCGATGGTGCAATATATCCACTCCCAACAAGTTATTCACCGAGACATTAAACCAGCCAATCTAATCCGTAGAGAACAAGATAAAAAATTAGTTCTTATTGATTTTGGCGCCGTCAAAAATCGCGTCAATCCAGAAGAAGCAGCCAATACTTCAGACCAAACTGCCTTAACTTCATTCGCTGTTGGTACCCCCGGTTATGCACCACCTGAGCAAATGGCGATGCGACCCGTCTACGCCAGTGATATCTACGCCATCGGTATTACCTGCCTTTATCTATTAACTGGCAAATCTCCCAAAGATCTGGACTATAACCCCAACACAGGCGAAATGATGTGGGAATCTTTCGTTGATATCAGCAATAGTTTTGCTAGTGTCTTACGCAAAATGTTGGAGAGTTCAGTTAAACACCGATATCAATCCGCAGAGGATGCTCTCAATGCCCTCGATATGGAGCCTTATATGGAAAGTTTGGCTCAGGGTTTATCCAATGGGGCTGATGGTGATTTCGCAGGGACAACAGGCGGGGTAAATGATCCAAACTCTCCTACCAGCGATGATGATGCAACAGGTGGCCCTTCAACTTCAGCCAATTCTCGTTTAGCAATGGCTATCCGAGCAAGACGCGATCGCCGCAAAGGTACTGGCAGCGTCAGGCAAGGGTTAGGAAGCCGTGGTGGACAAGGTGGCGCGAAGAAAAACACCCTCAATCGTATGGCACCCGGAGCAGGTGCAACTCCTCATAAATCGTCCTCTTCTCGGTTTAAATCCAAAAATAAAACAAAGGGCTCTGGTGGCAAGAATTCTCTCGGAAAGTTAGACGCCAAAGCCCTGCAAAATGCTTACAAAAAAGGACGCAGAGATTTTGGGCAACAAAATTTATTGAGTATTAGTTTGCCGCAATCCAATTTATCTGGCTGCATCTTCCACCAATCACGAATGATGCGAGCAAATTTTCAAGGGGCTAACTTATCTAACGCAGACTTCGGAAAAGCTAATTTAGCGAGTGCGAATTTACGAGATGCCAATTTAGGACGTGCTTACTTTAGCTACACAAATTTAAGTAAGGCAGATTTACGGGGCGCAGATTTAAGTTATGCCTATTTGAATTATGCAATTGTCGATGGTACAAACCTCTGTGGCGCGAATTTAACCAACGCAAAAATTACAGAAGACCAGCTCAAAAAAGCGAAAACAAATTGGGCAACGATTATGCCAAATGGAAAACGCGGTTTATTCTAA
- a CDS encoding DNA cytosine methyltransferase, with the protein MPSQQPLKPAVLDVFCGAGGMSLGFQRAGCKILGGIDHNPHAVTTHHQNFPKCKLKLEATDIRTLEDLPSLNLQPREVDILIGGPPCQVFSRVGLGKMKHDLKWDIEKDHRNFLYKEYVRFVDYYQPFFFVMENVDNLANKKELLSTILDELAACGYKVEYEVLDSSKFGVPQRRRRIFLIGVRSDLLWEPIFPKPSGQKAFSVGDAISDLPELKPIILSLKSKSRGPRQKDCDLLYRGEPESIYQQKMRRHNGDRVRNHLCRAHNDKDLEIFKTLKQGGKYRDLPEEMMRYRVDIFDDKYHRLYWDKPSWTLTAHMRKDCLAYIHPLQTRSISVREAARIQSFPDNFVFQAPMTRMFELIGNSVPPLLAEAVAKPIVKLIRRYYSQKVTRQNDTVRSKVS; encoded by the coding sequence ATGCCGAGCCAGCAACCATTAAAGCCAGCCGTTCTTGATGTTTTCTGTGGGGCAGGCGGCATGAGTTTAGGATTCCAAAGGGCTGGATGCAAAATCCTCGGTGGAATTGACCATAATCCCCATGCAGTGACTACCCATCATCAAAATTTCCCAAAATGTAAGTTGAAGCTTGAAGCTACCGATATTAGGACTCTAGAAGATTTACCAAGTTTGAACCTCCAACCTAGAGAGGTTGATATTTTAATTGGTGGGCCACCATGCCAGGTATTTTCGCGTGTTGGGCTTGGGAAAATGAAGCATGACTTAAAGTGGGATATCGAAAAAGACCATAGAAATTTCCTTTATAAGGAATACGTTCGATTTGTTGACTATTATCAGCCTTTTTTTTTCGTAATGGAGAATGTAGATAACCTTGCAAACAAGAAAGAGCTATTAAGTACAATTCTCGATGAATTAGCAGCCTGCGGCTATAAAGTCGAATACGAAGTATTAGATTCATCAAAATTTGGAGTTCCTCAACGAAGACGGAGAATATTTCTCATAGGAGTACGCTCAGATCTTTTGTGGGAACCTATTTTTCCAAAGCCAAGTGGTCAGAAAGCATTTAGTGTTGGAGATGCTATTAGTGATTTACCTGAACTCAAACCGATTATACTTTCCTTAAAAAGTAAATCTCGTGGGCCTAGGCAAAAGGATTGCGACCTACTATATCGTGGGGAGCCAGAGTCAATCTATCAGCAAAAGATGAGGCGTCATAACGGGGATCGAGTTCGTAATCATCTGTGCCGGGCACATAATGATAAAGATCTGGAAATATTTAAGACCCTAAAGCAAGGTGGTAAATATCGAGACCTTCCGGAAGAAATGATGCGTTATCGGGTTGATATTTTTGACGATAAATACCATCGATTGTACTGGGATAAGCCATCTTGGACTCTGACTGCCCATATGCGTAAAGACTGTTTAGCTTACATCCATCCATTGCAAACTAGGAGTATTTCGGTTAGAGAGGCTGCGAGAATCCAAAGCTTTCCGGATAATTTTGTGTTTCAGGCACCAATGACTCGTATGTTTGAATTAATCGGTAACTCCGTACCTCCGCTACTCGCTGAAGCCGTGGCAAAACCTATTGTGAAACTAATACGGAGATATTATAGCCAGAAAGTCACGAGACAGAATGATACTGTACGATCAAAAGTCTCCTAA
- a CDS encoding MerC domain-containing protein — MAKVKLKKTQVNTAWQLPEPVKVPEGYLLKDPNDGLNIFTFIFIGIWLSVWCGISFPMFGMFVWKFITDPELEHLLPVLFLSLFVAIGTAGLIWGGRSLYRIYRIKVGEIILPTYPLRQGETYRIRYRRALRQGRTKDPTTVTASWVNYEWVEYRRGTDTVTATHELDKIELMDKTVMAGVKQVEYDTQITVPKDAPTSIYAPHNQVRWELQVKIHIPGVAKDASHFVVKVLPA, encoded by the coding sequence ATGGCAAAAGTAAAGCTCAAAAAAACGCAGGTCAATACGGCGTGGCAGCTGCCTGAACCTGTCAAAGTACCAGAGGGTTATCTGCTCAAAGATCCGAATGATGGCCTGAATATTTTTACCTTTATCTTTATCGGCATTTGGCTGTCGGTGTGGTGTGGTATCTCATTCCCTATGTTTGGGATGTTTGTCTGGAAGTTTATTACCGATCCAGAACTAGAGCATTTGTTACCTGTGTTATTTCTGAGTCTCTTTGTCGCCATTGGTACAGCTGGACTGATCTGGGGTGGGCGATCGCTCTATCGTATTTATCGGATTAAGGTGGGTGAAATTATTTTGCCGACTTACCCACTGCGCCAAGGAGAAACCTATCGCATCAGATATCGCCGCGCACTGCGCCAGGGCCGCACAAAAGATCCCACAACGGTTACTGCTTCCTGGGTGAATTATGAATGGGTGGAATATCGTCGCGGCACAGATACTGTCACTGCTACTCATGAATTAGACAAAATTGAGCTGATGGATAAAACGGTGATGGCTGGTGTCAAGCAAGTGGAATATGACACGCAAATAACAGTGCCTAAGGATGCACCAACGTCGATTTATGCCCCTCACAATCAAGTGCGATGGGAACTACAAGTGAAAATTCATATTCCCGGCGTGGCTAAAGATGCGTCCCATTTTGTGGTGAAAGTCTTACCCGCTTAA
- a CDS encoding AAA family ATPase yields the protein MKEELNTLIQAKYPLIYLVTPEEERAEAAIAHIAQLCEYETVYVWTMTHGLVKYDSDRKPQPRTLSAEAAIREVIHHEGSGIFIFKDLHPFLDDPSTVRWLRDAIASFKRGSNKNIVLMSPYQKVPLELEKDVVVLDFPLPTLDELDLVLSKHLSPLQPTSPATREKLLKAALGLTKDEAEKVYRKAQVTAKKLTATEVDIVLSEKKQLIRRNGILEFIEEDETIDAIGGLDELKRWLKQRSNAFTEAARTYGLPQPKGMLILGVPGCGKSLLAKTTSRLWGLPLLRLDMGRVYDGSTVGRSEANLRSALKTAESISPAILFIDELDKAFAGSSGSADSDGGTSSRIFGSFLTWMQEKESPVFVMATANRVDRLPGEFLRKGRFDEIFFVDLPNSNEREDIFNIHLSKRRPEGDRFDAAQLAKISEGFSGAEVEQAIIAAMYDAFAQDREFTQLDIIAAIKATLPLSRTMTEQVSGLRDWARQRARPASASVAEYQRLEF from the coding sequence ATGAAAGAAGAACTCAATACTCTCATTCAGGCGAAATATCCTCTCATTTATCTCGTCACGCCAGAAGAAGAACGGGCAGAAGCAGCGATCGCCCACATCGCGCAATTATGTGAATACGAAACGGTTTATGTCTGGACAATGACCCATGGTTTGGTCAAGTACGATTCAGACCGCAAGCCTCAACCTCGAACTTTGTCAGCCGAAGCTGCAATTCGTGAGGTAATTCACCACGAAGGCTCAGGCATTTTTATTTTCAAGGATCTCCATCCTTTCCTCGACGACCCCAGCACAGTCCGCTGGCTCCGGGATGCGATCGCCTCTTTTAAGAGAGGTTCAAACAAAAACATTGTGTTGATGTCGCCTTACCAGAAGGTTCCTTTGGAACTTGAAAAAGATGTCGTTGTCTTGGATTTTCCCCTGCCGACATTGGATGAACTAGATCTCGTTTTATCAAAGCATTTATCGCCCTTACAGCCCACCAGTCCTGCAACAAGAGAAAAGCTTCTCAAAGCAGCCCTAGGTTTAACGAAAGACGAAGCCGAGAAGGTTTACCGGAAAGCTCAGGTCACAGCGAAAAAGCTCACTGCCACAGAAGTTGATATCGTTCTCTCTGAAAAAAAACAACTCATTCGTCGTAATGGCATCCTGGAATTTATCGAAGAAGATGAAACCATTGATGCAATTGGTGGATTAGACGAACTTAAACGTTGGCTAAAACAACGGTCTAATGCCTTTACTGAAGCTGCACGCACCTATGGTTTACCTCAACCAAAAGGGATGTTAATTCTCGGTGTACCCGGTTGTGGTAAATCACTGCTGGCGAAAACCACATCACGCCTTTGGGGACTACCATTACTCCGCCTCGATATGGGACGAGTCTATGACGGCTCTACAGTTGGAAGATCAGAAGCAAATCTCCGTAGCGCTTTAAAAACTGCCGAATCGATTTCCCCAGCCATCTTATTTATTGATGAATTGGATAAAGCATTTGCTGGTTCATCTGGCTCGGCAGATTCTGATGGTGGTACATCCAGCCGAATCTTCGGTTCTTTCCTCACATGGATGCAGGAAAAAGAATCTCCGGTATTCGTAATGGCGACAGCCAACCGTGTTGATCGTTTACCCGGCGAGTTTCTACGGAAAGGTCGTTTCGATGAAATCTTCTTCGTTGATCTACCCAACTCCAACGAACGCGAAGATATTTTCAATATTCATCTTTCTAAACGCCGTCCAGAGGGCGATCGCTTTGATGCAGCCCAACTGGCAAAAATTTCAGAAGGTTTTTCCGGTGCAGAAGTTGAGCAGGCAATCATCGCAGCAATGTATGACGCGTTTGCTCAGGACAGGGAGTTCACTCAGCTTGATATAATCGCCGCGATTAAAGCGACTCTCCCCTTATCTCGCACCATGACAGAACAGGTTAGCGGCCTCCGTGATTGGGCTAGACAGCGTGCCCGACCTGCTTCGGCTTCCGTTGCTGAATACCAGCGACTGGAGTTCTAA
- a CDS encoding acylphosphatase → MESKALHVWVSGRVQGVSYRYYTKLKAEGLGVQGWVRNLRDGRVEAWFEGTDIQLEAIAQWCEEGSPMAQVTKVERQEETPQGIKNFQILR, encoded by the coding sequence ATGGAATCAAAAGCGCTTCATGTTTGGGTCTCAGGCCGGGTACAAGGGGTCAGTTATCGCTACTACACCAAACTCAAAGCAGAAGGATTAGGTGTTCAGGGTTGGGTAAGAAATTTACGGGATGGTCGGGTAGAGGCTTGGTTTGAAGGTACAGATATACAATTAGAGGCGATCGCCCAGTGGTGTGAGGAGGGTTCACCGATGGCTCAAGTGACCAAGGTAGAACGACAAGAGGAAACGCCTCAGGGTATCAAAAATTTTCAGATTTTACGTTGA
- a CDS encoding DUF1257 domain-containing protein codes for MSHFSTLRTKITDSEVLKSSLRDLGISVNTDAAVRGYNGQQIQADIVATLEGDYDLGWTRNSDGSFDLIADLWGVAKKHNQTELINSINQKYAVNKTLNEVKQRGLNNANVKLVLQN; via the coding sequence ATGTCTCACTTTAGTACTTTACGCACGAAAATCACTGACTCTGAAGTCCTCAAGTCTTCCTTGCGCGATCTCGGCATTTCCGTCAATACTGACGCTGCGGTACGTGGCTATAATGGCCAACAAATCCAAGCGGACATCGTTGCAACTCTAGAAGGCGACTATGATCTTGGCTGGACTCGCAATTCTGATGGTAGCTTTGACCTCATCGCAGATCTTTGGGGTGTTGCGAAGAAGCACAATCAAACTGAACTTATTAATTCTATTAACCAAAAATACGCTGTGAATAAGACTTTGAATGAAGTCAAGCAGCGTGGTCTGAATAATGCCAACGTGAAGCTGGTATTGCAAAACTAA
- a CDS encoding ATP-binding protein translates to MSSLSPSSKSAPFRPRARLLRTIGDELVSSETVAITELVKNSYDADASFVLIRFTGPLKTDKGQIEIIDDGHGMSLETIQNSWMEPANSNKKQNNRSPKLLRRVLGNKGVGRFAASRLAHSLEIITRAKNSSSEVTALFDWRQFDDESKYLDEIEVLWDETEPDEIKPDSFLSCLDFSYLEGIRTEGDHGTILRAGELRNSWTRKNLTTLKSSLSRLVSPFEASIASGFSIYLQLPVDFRDLSGKIEPPDSLGSPHYKIFGRVYENGSCALTSEQFVMGEKLQQSIEASLAESGKSLKCGSFDVDFRVWDLDDLDGLAKKRQVTIRDIKKDLKSAAGINVYRDGFRVLPYGEPNNDWLRLDMRRVQNPTMRLSNNQIVGYISISADRNPELQDQSNREGLMDGQAVEDLQKLVIEVLIKLEAIRYIARRRPESNEAIPELSEENSLSNKFASHENLFGGLDFAPVRKVIQDKYSNDAEIISLFEYQEKKLERSVTAVKEALSRYQRLATLGQLIDTILHDGRAPIFKIDTESAISIRKIENEIKKNGESAFLETLKDKFSAIKDQSVLISSLFRRIEPFGGRKRGRPKNLILEDVISDTFSILENEIDRLGIEVQLPRSKTKVTLEQSEIQQIVLNLLENSIVWLRKVPKETRKISVSILRKSAASIELFFSDSGPGIESKYRDKIFEPYFSLKKDGVGLGLTIVGEIVTEYYDGRLELMDNGPLSGATFRVLLNKRV, encoded by the coding sequence ATGTCTAGCTTGTCTCCTTCTTCAAAGTCAGCGCCTTTTCGTCCGAGGGCACGTCTATTAAGGACAATTGGTGACGAACTTGTCAGTAGTGAAACTGTTGCAATCACAGAATTGGTTAAAAATTCTTATGATGCCGATGCAAGTTTTGTTCTGATTCGGTTTACAGGGCCATTGAAAACAGATAAAGGACAGATTGAGATTATTGATGATGGACATGGTATGTCTTTGGAGACAATTCAGAATTCTTGGATGGAGCCTGCCAACTCTAACAAAAAGCAAAATAATCGCAGTCCTAAACTATTACGTCGTGTATTAGGGAATAAGGGGGTTGGTCGTTTTGCTGCATCACGGCTTGCTCACTCTTTAGAAATTATAACTCGTGCTAAAAATTCGTCTTCCGAGGTTACAGCGCTGTTTGACTGGAGACAATTTGATGATGAGTCTAAATATCTTGATGAAATTGAGGTGTTATGGGACGAAACAGAACCCGATGAAATCAAACCAGATAGTTTTTTAAGCTGCCTTGATTTTTCTTATTTGGAAGGGATTAGGACTGAAGGTGATCATGGGACAATATTGAGAGCTGGAGAGTTGAGAAACTCATGGACACGCAAAAACTTGACAACTCTAAAAAGTAGTTTGTCAAGATTAGTTTCTCCATTTGAAGCTTCAATCGCATCTGGATTTTCGATATATTTACAGCTTCCTGTAGACTTCCGCGACCTGTCTGGGAAAATAGAACCTCCGGATTCATTAGGTAGTCCTCACTATAAAATATTTGGGAGAGTCTATGAAAATGGTTCTTGCGCGCTTACTTCAGAACAGTTTGTTATGGGCGAAAAGCTTCAGCAATCTATCGAAGCATCTCTTGCTGAAAGTGGAAAATCACTAAAATGTGGTTCTTTTGATGTTGATTTTAGGGTTTGGGATTTAGACGATTTGGACGGGCTCGCAAAAAAGAGACAAGTCACTATTCGCGATATCAAAAAAGACCTCAAATCGGCTGCTGGGATTAATGTTTATAGGGACGGTTTTAGGGTGTTACCGTATGGTGAGCCCAACAATGATTGGTTACGATTAGATATGCGCAGAGTTCAGAATCCTACTATGCGCTTGTCCAATAACCAGATTGTGGGATATATCAGTATATCGGCAGATAGAAACCCAGAGCTACAAGATCAGAGTAACAGAGAAGGGCTGATGGATGGACAGGCTGTTGAAGATCTTCAAAAGCTAGTTATAGAAGTTTTAATAAAGTTGGAAGCTATTCGATACATTGCGAGACGACGACCTGAAAGCAATGAAGCTATCCCTGAGTTATCTGAAGAAAATAGTCTTTCAAATAAATTTGCTTCACATGAGAATTTATTTGGGGGACTGGATTTCGCTCCAGTTCGAAAAGTCATTCAGGATAAGTACTCAAATGATGCTGAGATAATTTCCCTTTTTGAATATCAAGAAAAGAAACTAGAAAGAAGTGTTACTGCAGTAAAAGAGGCGTTATCACGGTATCAAAGGTTAGCTACTTTAGGTCAACTGATAGATACTATTTTGCATGATGGGAGAGCACCAATATTCAAGATAGATACTGAATCGGCTATATCAATTAGAAAAATCGAGAACGAGATAAAGAAAAATGGAGAGAGTGCTTTCTTAGAGACCTTAAAGGATAAATTTTCTGCTATAAAAGATCAGTCGGTTTTGATCAGCAGCCTTTTCAGAAGGATTGAACCATTTGGCGGACGAAAAAGAGGAAGACCAAAGAACTTAATACTAGAAGATGTTATTTCAGATACATTCTCTATTCTTGAAAATGAAATTGATAGATTGGGCATCGAGGTTCAACTACCAAGGTCTAAGACAAAAGTGACACTAGAACAATCAGAAATACAACAGATAGTTCTTAATTTGCTCGAAAATAGTATTGTTTGGCTCAGAAAAGTTCCAAAGGAAACTCGCAAGATATCAGTTTCCATCTTAAGAAAAAGTGCTGCAAGCATCGAATTGTTCTTTTCAGATAGCGGCCCAGGAATAGAGTCAAAGTATAGAGATAAAATATTTGAGCCATATTTCTCACTAAAGAAAGACGGAGTAGGACTGGGATTGACTATTGTTGGAGAAATAGTCACAGAGTACTACGATGGCAGATTAGAACTTATGGATAATGGCCCTCTGTCAGGTGCTACCTTCCGCGTGCTACTTAACAAGAGGGTGTAG